A DNA window from Paenibacillus andongensis contains the following coding sequences:
- a CDS encoding YitT family protein, whose translation MSNLTAGTEQARSQHQKLTRIKFIRRIIFMIVGSALFSIGLEIFLVPNNIIDGGVVGISIIVSHLTKIPLGVFLVILNVPFLLLGYKQIGKTFAISTLFSVVLMSIGTSLLHPVQAITIDPLLAAVFGGIILGIGVGLVIRSGGSLDGTEIVAIVFSKKSPFSVGEIVMFFNLFILASAGFVFGWDHAMYSLIAYYIAFKMIDITIEGLDQSKAVWIISDESDKIGDTITSRLGRGVTYLKGEGAFTGDDKKVIFSVITRLEEAKLKSILDELDPKAFLAIGNIHDVKGGRFKKKDIH comes from the coding sequence ATGTCAAACCTAACAGCTGGAACTGAACAAGCACGCTCCCAACATCAAAAGTTAACCCGCATTAAATTTATACGTAGAATTATTTTTATGATCGTCGGATCTGCCTTATTTTCTATTGGTTTAGAAATTTTCTTAGTCCCCAACAATATTATTGATGGAGGCGTTGTAGGGATTTCAATCATCGTCTCACATTTGACAAAAATCCCATTAGGCGTGTTTCTCGTTATTTTGAATGTCCCTTTCTTACTTTTAGGGTACAAACAAATCGGCAAAACATTTGCCATCTCCACCTTATTCTCTGTCGTCCTTATGTCCATAGGAACCTCCCTGCTGCATCCGGTACAAGCAATTACCATTGATCCTTTGCTAGCTGCAGTATTCGGTGGAATCATACTTGGTATTGGTGTAGGATTAGTCATTCGCTCTGGCGGTTCTCTCGATGGAACAGAAATTGTAGCCATTGTATTTAGCAAAAAGTCGCCATTCTCCGTCGGCGAAATCGTGATGTTTTTCAATCTGTTTATTCTCGCCAGCGCAGGCTTTGTCTTCGGTTGGGATCATGCGATGTACTCGCTCATTGCGTATTACATTGCCTTCAAAATGATTGATATCACCATCGAAGGCCTGGATCAATCCAAAGCCGTCTGGATCATCAGCGATGAGTCCGACAAAATTGGGGACACCATAACATCCCGACTTGGCCGCGGCGTAACCTACCTTAAAGGCGAAGGCGCCTTTACAGGAGATGACAAGAAAGTGATCTTCAGCGTAATCACCCGATTGGAAGAAGCCAAGCTGAAGTCCATCTTGGACGAATTGGATCCCAAAGCTTTCCTCGCCATAGGCAATATTCATGATGTTAAAGGCGGTAGATTTAAAAAGAAAGATATTCATTAA
- a CDS encoding IS3 family transposase, with protein sequence MEDHRSEFRLEKMCDVLQVSRSGYYKWKTVVVSERNKRKEELTKRIKWHFYDSDETYGSPRIFKELVKEGWTVAERTVGLIMREHGLRSCMARKFRVTTTDSNHDQPIAPNILEQDFKATKPNEKWVADITYIPCRQGRLYLASIMDLHTKQIVGWKLSDRMTTDLVMDALNQAYASKKPGKGLIHHSDRGSQYASKEYREQLASYGMKPSMSRKGNCYDNACIEAFHSILKRECIYSKPKFKTKQEAQEKLFRYLEIFYNRKRSNSTIGYMSPLRFEKLYYQNAA encoded by the coding sequence ATCGAGGATCATCGCTCCGAGTTTCGATTGGAGAAGATGTGTGACGTGCTACAAGTGTCTAGGAGCGGCTATTACAAATGGAAAACTGTTGTTGTGTCCGAGCGTAACAAGCGCAAAGAGGAACTAACTAAACGCATTAAGTGGCATTTTTATGATTCGGATGAAACTTATGGCAGCCCGAGGATATTCAAAGAACTTGTGAAAGAAGGCTGGACCGTAGCGGAACGTACGGTGGGTCTTATTATGCGCGAACATGGATTACGTTCGTGTATGGCGCGGAAGTTCAGGGTCACTACGACAGATTCTAATCACGATCAGCCCATTGCTCCCAATATCCTTGAGCAAGACTTTAAAGCAACGAAACCAAATGAAAAGTGGGTAGCTGACATAACCTACATTCCTTGCCGTCAAGGGAGGCTCTATCTGGCTAGCATCATGGATCTGCACACGAAACAAATCGTTGGATGGAAACTTAGCGATCGAATGACGACTGACTTGGTAATGGATGCGCTAAATCAGGCATACGCCTCAAAGAAGCCAGGCAAAGGCCTTATCCATCATTCTGATCGCGGCTCCCAGTATGCCTCAAAGGAGTACCGTGAGCAGTTAGCAAGCTACGGTATGAAGCCAAGCATGAGTCGTAAGGGCAACTGTTATGACAATGCTTGTATTGAGGCTTTTCACAGCATCTTAAAACGTGAGTGTATCTATAGCAAACCCAAATTTAAGACGAAGCAAGAAGCGCAGGAGAAGTTGTTCCGATACCTCGAAATCTTTTACAACCGGAAACGATCTAACAGCACGATTGGCTACATGTCTCCGTTACGCTTCGAAAAGTTGTACTACCAGAACGCAGCTTAA
- a CDS encoding transposase, which translates to MERNRYSEEFKKQTVKYILEQGKSMPQMSEELGISAGVLHNWKATYRDEFQTESVITPERVRQLEQQLREKDLEYQEKERQNQDLQEELAILKKALHIFSKEKN; encoded by the coding sequence ATGGAACGAAATCGTTATAGTGAAGAATTTAAGAAGCAGACAGTGAAGTACATCTTAGAGCAAGGTAAATCAATGCCGCAGATGTCCGAAGAGCTCGGGATATCTGCGGGTGTTCTGCACAACTGGAAAGCTACATACCGTGACGAATTTCAGACGGAGTCAGTAATTACTCCGGAAAGAGTGCGCCAGCTTGAGCAACAGTTACGTGAAAAAGATCTGGAGTATCAGGAGAAAGAACGCCAAAATCAAGATCTCCAAGAGGAACTCGCTATTTTAAAAAAGGCGCTGCACATCTTCAGCAAAGAAAAGAACTAA
- a CDS encoding Gfo/Idh/MocA family protein, with amino-acid sequence MSKYHIVVVGCGSMANVWVEYMLKREDSDIVALVDIKTEFAQAMADRHGLSCGVYTNLEQAIQESGANLVLDITIPSSHFQVCGTALRQGCDVFGEKPMAATMAEARELIQLAERTGRSFSVMQNRRYDANIRALREIINAGTIGRVGYVGADFFLGPHFGGFREAMESPLILDMAIHTFDQARFITGADPVSVYCQEFNPPGSWYAGNASAICIYELSDGSVFCYRGSWCAEGAPTSWEAAWRVTGEQGTALWDGSGVPYAEIVAAGDQAGKFIRDYTRVDAEVNWPGRSGHAGCLDEMFAALEEGRRAETDCRDNIKSMAMVLGALESAKLGQKVDLRNYWN; translated from the coding sequence ATGAGTAAGTATCACATCGTGGTCGTTGGTTGCGGCAGCATGGCGAATGTATGGGTTGAGTATATGTTAAAACGTGAGGATAGCGACATTGTTGCGCTTGTTGATATTAAGACGGAATTCGCACAAGCCATGGCTGACCGCCATGGTCTTTCCTGCGGCGTCTATACCAATCTAGAGCAAGCTATTCAGGAAAGCGGTGCTAATCTGGTGCTGGACATCACGATTCCGTCCAGCCATTTCCAGGTGTGCGGTACTGCACTTCGGCAGGGATGTGATGTCTTCGGTGAGAAGCCGATGGCCGCAACAATGGCGGAAGCGCGGGAGCTAATTCAGCTGGCGGAGCGGACGGGAAGATCCTTCTCCGTCATGCAGAACCGCCGCTACGACGCGAACATCCGTGCACTGCGTGAAATCATCAACGCGGGAACGATCGGCCGCGTTGGTTATGTCGGCGCCGATTTCTTCTTGGGGCCGCATTTTGGGGGCTTTCGCGAGGCGATGGAAAGCCCGCTCATTCTAGACATGGCGATCCATACCTTCGATCAGGCTCGGTTTATTACGGGGGCAGACCCCGTTTCGGTGTACTGCCAAGAATTCAATCCGCCCGGCTCGTGGTACGCCGGGAATGCCTCTGCGATCTGCATCTATGAGCTATCAGACGGCTCTGTGTTTTGTTATCGCGGCTCCTGGTGCGCGGAAGGGGCGCCGACCTCATGGGAGGCGGCTTGGCGTGTGACCGGCGAGCAGGGCACCGCTCTTTGGGACGGAAGCGGCGTGCCGTATGCCGAGATCGTAGCGGCCGGCGACCAAGCCGGCAAGTTCATCCGCGACTACACGAGAGTGGACGCGGAAGTGAACTGGCCCGGCCGCAGCGGCCATGCCGGCTGCCTGGACGAGATGTTCGCGGCGCTGGAAGAAGGCCGCCGCGCGGAGACGGACTGCCGCGACAACATCAAGAGCATGGCGATGGTGCTGGGTGCGCTTGAAAGCGCCAAGCTTGGTCAGAAGGTTGATCTGAGGAACTACTGGAACTAG
- a CDS encoding HPr family phosphocarrier protein, producing MRVHEFVIHSDLQRAALSAISAKSSHFISDITIDFELDHKHHIVDVKSLLGMLLVPIKAGTTLRLLTKGKDEEEAMHFMFDLFAPYR from the coding sequence ATGAGAGTACATGAATTTGTGATCCATTCAGATTTACAACGAGCCGCTTTATCGGCCATCTCTGCAAAGTCTTCTCATTTTATTTCGGACATTACAATAGACTTTGAGCTTGATCATAAGCACCATATTGTAGATGTGAAAAGCCTGTTGGGCATGCTTCTAGTCCCGATCAAAGCGGGGACGACACTTCGTTTGCTTACAAAAGGCAAAGATGAGGAAGAAGCCATGCACTTTATGTTTGATTTGTTTGCGCCATACCGATGA
- a CDS encoding serine/threonine protein kinase, translating into MLKIWLIEIEHHLLPNLELYSKQPYDPIVVHYIPKPWKLVGSGNYAAVLAHPDYPEVVVKVYAPGRPGIGEEKEVYRRLGNHPAFSECLHAGDNYLVLRRLTGVTLYKCLHRGIPIPRQVITDIDEALAYAVSRGLNPHDVHGKNVMMKDGRGLVVDVSDFMKSEYCPMWDDLKNAYDRFYYPWVRKMPIPDFALNVVRRSYRKWKKYRRKSNETEI; encoded by the coding sequence ATGTTAAAGATTTGGTTGATTGAAATTGAACACCACTTGCTCCCGAATTTGGAGCTTTACAGTAAACAACCTTACGATCCAATTGTAGTACATTATATACCTAAGCCATGGAAGCTCGTTGGTTCTGGTAATTATGCAGCCGTACTAGCACACCCGGATTACCCTGAGGTCGTTGTTAAAGTGTATGCGCCAGGTCGACCGGGAATTGGAGAGGAAAAGGAAGTATATAGACGTCTAGGGAATCATCCCGCCTTTTCAGAATGCTTGCATGCAGGGGATAATTATTTGGTATTGCGCCGTTTGACGGGAGTTACTTTATACAAATGCTTACATCGAGGGATTCCGATACCACGCCAAGTCATTACTGACATAGATGAAGCACTCGCTTACGCAGTTAGCAGGGGCCTAAATCCTCATGACGTACATGGGAAAAATGTGATGATGAAAGATGGCAGAGGTTTAGTAGTTGACGTGTCTGACTTTATGAAAAGCGAATATTGTCCCATGTGGGACGATCTCAAAAATGCTTATGATCGTTTCTATTATCCGTGGGTTCGTAAAATGCCCATTCCCGATTTTGCCCTGAATGTTGTTCGGAGAAGCTATCGGAAATGGAAGAAATACCGCAGAAAAAGTAATGAAACCGAAATTTAA
- a CDS encoding cation diffusion facilitator family transporter: MNNDNKSSVWAIWLSLISNIILTIMKIVIGLLFHSEVLLADGVHNAGDIIATIAALSAMQISKLPADEDHPYGHGKAEVLGSGFVAFILALAAIYIAYHSTAAFFHEPLTPSLIAFIAAAVSMVWKYVLYVYTMRIGSRTNSKGLIATAKDHLADVYASLAAVVGIGLAFVGKTYNIHWLSYGDAEAGIIVSLLVLKLAVEMGKEAFDVLMEKTVDQQKLHQYTLLIQAVPQVKRIDRIRAREHGHYILVDARVAIPGELTIQQGHDISRAIKKSIMEQHGDVDEVLIHLNPWYKE, from the coding sequence ATGAACAACGACAACAAATCATCTGTTTGGGCGATATGGCTATCCCTCATTAGCAACATCATTCTCACTATCATGAAAATCGTAATTGGGTTGCTTTTTCATAGTGAAGTTTTATTAGCTGATGGGGTTCATAACGCAGGTGATATTATCGCCACGATCGCAGCACTCAGTGCGATGCAAATTTCCAAGCTTCCAGCTGATGAAGACCATCCCTATGGCCATGGCAAAGCAGAGGTGTTAGGGTCGGGTTTTGTAGCTTTTATCCTTGCGCTAGCTGCCATTTATATTGCCTATCATTCGACAGCCGCATTTTTCCACGAGCCTCTGACGCCTAGCTTAATTGCCTTTATTGCAGCAGCAGTGTCTATGGTTTGGAAATACGTCCTCTATGTATATACGATGCGGATTGGCAGCAGAACGAACAGTAAGGGGCTGATTGCAACTGCCAAGGATCATCTAGCCGATGTCTACGCCTCTCTGGCGGCAGTTGTTGGAATTGGATTGGCCTTTGTTGGTAAAACTTATAACATTCACTGGTTATCTTACGGAGATGCAGAAGCGGGAATTATCGTTTCATTATTGGTTTTGAAATTAGCCGTGGAAATGGGCAAGGAAGCCTTCGATGTCCTTATGGAGAAAACAGTGGATCAACAAAAGCTGCATCAATATACGCTATTAATCCAAGCGGTTCCACAGGTAAAACGAATCGACCGTATTCGTGCACGGGAGCACGGTCATTACATTTTAGTGGATGCCAGAGTTGCCATTCCCGGTGAGCTCACGATCCAACAAGGGCATGATATCTCCCGTGCTATCAAGAAATCCATTATGGAACAGCATGGTGACGTCGATGAAGTCCTTATCCATTTGAACCCTTGGTACAAAGAATAA
- the msrB gene encoding peptide-methionine (R)-S-oxide reductase MsrB, whose protein sequence is MVNNVQQGNYEKATFAGGCFWCMVTPFEELPGIISVVSGYIGGHTSNPTYKEVCSETTGHAEAVQITFDPELYPYDKLLDTFWRQIDPTDSGGQFHDRGSSYRTGIFAHSDEQKEKAEASKQALQDSGRFDRPIVTEIVRIDAEAFYPGEDYHQDYHHKNPQHYKAYRKGSGRDSFIEKHWNTAKDKAERKQKLTPLQYEVTQNNATERPFENEFWDSHEKGLYVDIVSGEPLFSSYDKFDSGCGWPSFTKPVFEGSVKEKADHSHFMIRTEVRSHEADSHLGHVFNDGPGPNGLRYCINSAALRFIPLADLEKEGYGAYLRFFEEK, encoded by the coding sequence ATGGTTAATAACGTTCAACAAGGCAATTATGAAAAGGCAACTTTTGCTGGTGGATGTTTCTGGTGTATGGTTACACCATTTGAGGAACTGCCAGGTATTATATCCGTTGTGTCAGGTTATATTGGCGGTCACACAAGCAATCCGACATACAAAGAGGTATGTTCGGAGACAACAGGTCATGCAGAAGCCGTTCAAATTACATTTGACCCCGAATTATATCCTTATGATAAATTACTTGATACATTTTGGCGTCAAATTGATCCTACAGATAGCGGAGGTCAGTTCCATGACCGCGGATCTTCTTACCGGACTGGTATTTTTGCCCATAGTGACGAGCAGAAAGAGAAGGCTGAAGCTTCCAAGCAAGCCCTCCAGGATAGCGGCCGATTCGATCGTCCTATCGTAACGGAAATCGTTCGGATTGATGCGGAAGCCTTTTATCCTGGTGAAGACTATCATCAGGACTATCATCATAAAAATCCGCAGCATTACAAGGCCTACCGCAAAGGGTCAGGACGCGATTCCTTTATTGAGAAGCATTGGAACACAGCCAAGGATAAAGCTGAGCGCAAGCAAAAATTAACACCGCTTCAATATGAGGTAACGCAAAATAATGCGACCGAACGCCCATTTGAGAATGAGTTCTGGGACTCTCACGAGAAGGGTCTATATGTAGACATCGTTTCGGGCGAACCGTTATTTAGCTCCTATGACAAATTTGATTCAGGCTGTGGCTGGCCTAGTTTCACGAAACCCGTCTTCGAAGGCAGTGTAAAAGAGAAAGCGGATCATAGTCATTTCATGATACGTACAGAGGTGCGTAGTCATGAGGCGGATTCCCACCTAGGCCACGTGTTTAATGATGGTCCAGGGCCTAACGGACTTAGATATTGCATTAATTCGGCTGCACTTCGTTTTATTCCTTTAGCTGATTTGGAGAAGGAAGGGTACGGCGCTTATCTTCGTTTTTTTGAGGAGAAGTAA
- a CDS encoding manganese-dependent inorganic pyrophosphatase — protein MSKTLIFGHKNPDTDSITSAIAYAALKKKLGLEVEAVRLGSVNGETQYALDTFKVAAPRQVETVANEAANVILVDHVERQQSATDIDQVRVVEVIDHHRIANFETSHPLYYRAEPVGCTATILNKLYKENGVTIDKDIAGLMLSAIISDSLLFKSPTCTEQDVAAARELAAIAGVDAETYGLEMLKAGADLSDKTVAQLISLDAKEFQMGNYKAEIAQVNAVDVNDVLSGQAEIESALNAIIAEKNLDLFLFVVTDILNNDSVGLALGRKADAVEKAYNVTLVDNKALLKGVVSRKSQIVPVLTDIFNTL, from the coding sequence ATGTCAAAAACACTAATTTTCGGACATAAAAATCCGGACACTGATTCAATCACATCCGCAATTGCTTATGCTGCACTGAAAAAGAAACTAGGCCTAGAGGTTGAGGCTGTTCGTCTTGGCAGTGTGAATGGTGAAACTCAATATGCTTTGGATACTTTTAAAGTTGCAGCGCCTCGTCAAGTTGAGACTGTAGCGAATGAAGCAGCCAATGTGATCTTGGTAGACCATGTTGAGCGCCAACAAAGTGCTACAGACATCGATCAAGTACGTGTTGTGGAAGTCATTGACCACCATCGGATTGCTAACTTCGAGACTAGCCATCCGCTTTACTATCGCGCAGAGCCGGTTGGTTGCACAGCAACAATCCTTAATAAATTGTACAAAGAAAACGGAGTTACTATCGACAAAGACATCGCAGGTTTGATGCTTTCAGCTATCATTTCGGACTCCTTGTTGTTCAAATCCCCGACTTGCACGGAGCAAGATGTTGCCGCTGCTCGTGAACTTGCTGCAATTGCTGGCGTTGACGCTGAGACGTACGGACTGGAAATGTTGAAAGCCGGAGCAGATCTAAGCGACAAAACTGTTGCACAATTGATTTCTTTGGATGCCAAAGAATTCCAAATGGGCAATTACAAAGCCGAAATCGCGCAAGTGAATGCGGTTGATGTTAACGATGTTCTTTCTGGGCAAGCTGAGATTGAATCCGCGCTTAATGCCATCATCGCTGAGAAGAACCTGGACTTGTTCTTATTTGTTGTGACAGACATTCTTAACAATGATTCCGTCGGTCTTGCTCTTGGACGCAAAGCAGATGCAGTGGAGAAAGCTTATAATGTTACGCTTGTAGACAACAAAGCGCTGCTCAAAGGCGTTGTTTCACGTAAATCACAGATCGTGCCTGTTCTTACGGATATCTTCAACACCCTGTAA
- a CDS encoding polysaccharide deacetylase family protein — protein sequence MNWANKYLRIMRKLVSVFALAWLLLACFASAPTQASASKVAAEERQHEIAIPVLNYHSIGVEPGNTYVLHPDMFARQMDFLAAHHFTPLTLGDFARILEKKQPSPERPVLLTFDDGYANNAEVALPILQRHGFPATLFLSPGFIGQPGYLNWPQVKELSAAGWDIVPHGMTHPHLPQLSIEQQREEITESRRRIEQALGKSADVFAYPFGEYNEDTLKILKKAGFRYAFTTKDGNASSNQSPYEQNRIVVHGEDDLETWAQKLSYPGRGSKASP from the coding sequence ATGAATTGGGCTAATAAATACTTGCGAATTATGCGAAAACTCGTATCTGTTTTCGCGCTTGCGTGGCTATTGCTGGCATGCTTCGCGTCAGCACCAACCCAAGCATCCGCGTCTAAAGTCGCGGCGGAAGAGCGGCAGCACGAGATCGCGATTCCCGTACTGAACTACCACAGCATCGGAGTGGAGCCAGGGAACACGTACGTGCTCCACCCCGATATGTTCGCGCGCCAAATGGACTTTTTGGCCGCGCATCACTTTACCCCGTTGACGCTGGGGGATTTCGCGCGCATCTTGGAGAAGAAGCAACCGTCACCGGAGAGGCCTGTGCTGCTCACGTTCGATGACGGCTACGCGAACAATGCTGAGGTGGCGCTGCCGATCCTGCAGCGACATGGCTTTCCGGCGACGTTGTTCCTGTCGCCAGGATTCATTGGCCAGCCAGGTTACTTGAACTGGCCACAAGTGAAAGAGCTGAGCGCGGCGGGGTGGGACATAGTGCCGCATGGCATGACACATCCCCATCTGCCGCAGCTCAGCATAGAACAGCAGCGCGAGGAGATCACGGAATCGCGCAGACGTATTGAGCAGGCGCTCGGAAAGAGCGCAGATGTTTTTGCATATCCGTTTGGCGAGTACAACGAGGATACGTTGAAGATCTTAAAAAAGGCAGGATTCCGCTATGCCTTCACAACGAAGGATGGGAATGCTTCGTCGAACCAATCGCCATATGAACAAAATCGAATTGTCGTTCACGGCGAAGATGATCTTGAAACATGGGCTCAGAAGCTTTCATATCCGGGAAGAGGGAGTAAAGCTTCCCCTTAG
- a CDS encoding DUF6157 family protein, whose amino-acid sequence MPYDDAHMSYKDTFIQVSVDCPVEVGIVPSMKKDSKTAHLIQYELLSQNPYKYTQGELIYEVYLQHKQIPQTEIEARSDEIREELFSKNHPCLRASMLPKKHGWGVHYNEEGKIAIYPMESEAYQQFVEAGTKCEDGPKLLFAMRNSRG is encoded by the coding sequence ATGCCCTATGATGATGCACATATGAGTTATAAGGATACATTTATACAGGTTTCTGTTGACTGTCCAGTCGAAGTAGGAATCGTGCCTTCCATGAAGAAGGATAGTAAAACCGCACATTTAATTCAATACGAGCTGCTCTCTCAAAACCCATACAAATATACACAAGGCGAGCTTATTTATGAAGTCTATTTGCAACATAAACAAATCCCTCAGACTGAAATCGAAGCTCGCAGTGATGAAATTCGTGAGGAGCTTTTTTCTAAAAACCACCCTTGTTTAAGAGCATCCATGCTTCCAAAGAAACACGGTTGGGGTGTGCATTACAATGAAGAAGGCAAAATTGCGATTTACCCCATGGAATCTGAAGCCTACCAGCAATTTGTTGAAGCAGGTACAAAGTGTGAAGATGGTCCTAAGTTGTTATTTGCTATGCGAAATTCTCGCGGGTGA
- a CDS encoding DUF1697 domain-containing protein: MPKYIALLRGINVSGQKIIKMEKLRSIFESMDYKNVITYIQSGNVIFDCEEDDPAVVRDRIVSELKVQLNFDIPVIIRTLEELQEVVENTPYQIVNAEANEQRYITLLSHFATDAAIAKLEALQNEVDEFLVKGLTVYLLIRKNYGESKFSNNFIEKKLGVSATTRNWETVNKLIQLAEGGS; encoded by the coding sequence ATGCCGAAGTATATTGCACTTTTGCGTGGAATTAATGTAAGTGGTCAGAAGATTATTAAGATGGAAAAGCTGCGAAGCATTTTTGAATCCATGGATTATAAGAATGTGATTACGTACATACAAAGCGGTAACGTCATTTTTGATTGTGAAGAAGATGACCCTGCTGTCGTTCGTGATCGAATTGTGAGCGAGCTCAAAGTTCAACTTAACTTCGATATTCCTGTTATCATTCGAACATTAGAAGAATTGCAAGAGGTTGTTGAGAACACGCCCTACCAAATAGTCAATGCAGAAGCAAATGAACAAAGATATATTACCTTATTGTCTCATTTTGCAACCGATGCGGCTATCGCCAAATTAGAAGCCTTGCAAAATGAAGTGGACGAGTTCCTCGTCAAAGGGCTCACCGTCTATTTACTCATTCGTAAAAACTACGGAGAATCAAAGTTCAGCAACAATTTCATCGAAAAGAAGCTAGGAGTATCCGCGACAACAAGGAACTGGGAAACCGTGAATAAATTAATTCAACTTGCAGAAGGAGGGAGTTAA
- a CDS encoding TolB family protein, which produces MRAFRNIILAISSLLLIITNSTTIYAAKPAELLKAAFVRNGDLWIKAGDSERQQTRGAFILNPKWSYDGQWIAYTKGENEQELWLLQVQTGQSHLVAQEGGRNFQWQPNRNSIAFLAAQQLNWIDSDELAKPKIVAEGIGNYSWYPDGNAFLVSMAAKSSKDGWTPIRIMKIPLTANADPNLFKTLHVLPKPSDEFFAVDTSLFKWSANGRWIAFLAKPTASLSADGNTLCVLSADGAVFKTIDQMVNNEMWFEWASKDESLAYIEGVGREATTNKHLKVLQLPDGKSVSYTPQGYVEHGFTWRGLQHIVTSRSKEAEWSIDPAKRHFPYLVNVKLKSHQQKLITQPSDTYGDFNPISLPSHQLAWIRSNRTISNVLVAGPHGTKAETWIENIDLGANYYEQRNWNTVLSFFVRK; this is translated from the coding sequence ATGAGAGCTTTTAGAAATATCATTCTTGCCATATCGTCTCTCTTACTCATCATAACGAATAGCACGACTATTTATGCAGCAAAACCCGCTGAACTGCTGAAAGCAGCATTCGTTCGAAATGGCGATCTATGGATTAAAGCTGGTGACAGTGAAAGACAGCAAACCCGAGGAGCCTTCATATTAAACCCGAAGTGGTCCTATGACGGCCAGTGGATAGCTTACACAAAAGGTGAGAATGAGCAGGAACTGTGGCTTTTACAAGTTCAAACTGGACAAAGTCATCTCGTTGCACAGGAAGGCGGAAGGAACTTTCAGTGGCAACCTAACCGGAACTCTATCGCATTTCTAGCCGCGCAGCAGCTTAATTGGATAGACTCCGATGAACTTGCAAAACCGAAGATAGTTGCAGAGGGGATCGGGAATTATTCCTGGTATCCGGATGGGAACGCCTTTTTAGTTTCAATGGCAGCTAAGAGTTCAAAGGACGGATGGACACCGATACGAATAATGAAAATACCATTAACCGCGAATGCGGATCCTAACCTCTTTAAAACGTTGCATGTGCTGCCCAAGCCATCTGACGAATTTTTTGCTGTTGACACGAGCCTCTTCAAATGGTCTGCAAACGGACGTTGGATTGCTTTCTTGGCTAAGCCTACCGCATCGCTGTCCGCCGATGGCAACACATTGTGTGTATTATCCGCAGACGGTGCAGTTTTCAAAACAATTGATCAAATGGTTAACAATGAGATGTGGTTTGAATGGGCGAGCAAAGATGAGTCTCTTGCTTATATCGAGGGAGTCGGAAGAGAAGCTACAACGAATAAACATTTGAAAGTTTTGCAGCTTCCTGACGGGAAATCTGTTTCCTACACACCTCAGGGCTATGTCGAACATGGTTTCACTTGGCGTGGTCTTCAACATATCGTTACTTCAAGATCCAAAGAAGCGGAATGGTCGATCGATCCAGCTAAACGCCATTTTCCGTATTTGGTTAATGTGAAGCTGAAGAGTCATCAACAGAAACTTATTACACAGCCTTCGGATACTTATGGTGATTTTAATCCCATCTCATTACCCTCACACCAGTTGGCATGGATTAGATCCAATCGCACCATTTCAAATGTCTTGGTCGCGGGTCCCCATGGCACAAAAGCTGAAACTTGGATCGAAAACATTGACCTTGGAGCCAACTACTACGAACAGAGGAACTGGAATACGGTACTGAGTTTTTTTGTTCGAAAATAA